The following coding sequences lie in one Sulfuricurvum sp. genomic window:
- a CDS encoding NADH-quinone oxidoreductase subunit M — MIDHILTLLIFFPALAAMLGFVVTKDSMRAYGIAVAFIEFVLSLWLWYAYDPMVSGMQFMESMPLIPAFGINYLLGVDGISLFIIILSTFFTLIGIASLTEKRHIKNLIITLLFLEMTMVGVFAALDAIVFYVFWELSLVPMLYIIGAWGGPLRIYASIKFFLYTFTGSLIMLVGMLFMAYFYNQATGMWSFSILEWYRLILPENFQLWLFAAFFIGFAIKVPMFPFHTWLPYAHGQAPTIGSVILAAILLKMGTYAFVRFSLPMFPDASVYFMFPIAIIAIIMIIYTAMVAYAQEDIKQVVAYSSISHMGVIILGTFALNVEGVSGSVFLMLAHGVVSGALFLLVGVIYDRRHTKLMSEFGGLASVMPRYATIFGIMMMASVGLPLTINFVGEFLSLLGFYKQSHMITLTAGTAIIVGAIYMLSAYKKAFFGPVTNDENRNLKDVNRTELLGLVPLVIVAIWLGVYPKPVLGPINNSVESIIQLMHDKAQSPEAKERIPNLSDSSKIISLQEAH, encoded by the coding sequence ATGATAGATCATATTTTAACACTTTTAATTTTCTTCCCTGCATTGGCTGCAATGCTCGGATTTGTCGTCACTAAAGACAGTATGAGAGCCTACGGTATAGCCGTTGCTTTCATCGAATTTGTCCTCTCTTTGTGGCTATGGTATGCGTACGATCCGATGGTTTCGGGTATGCAATTTATGGAGTCAATGCCTCTCATTCCGGCATTTGGTATTAATTATCTTCTTGGTGTGGACGGTATTTCACTCTTTATTATTATCCTTTCAACGTTTTTCACGTTGATCGGTATTGCATCGTTGACTGAAAAGCGTCACATTAAAAACTTGATTATTACCTTGTTATTCCTTGAAATGACAATGGTAGGTGTATTTGCCGCTTTGGATGCGATTGTGTTTTACGTGTTTTGGGAGCTCTCTTTGGTTCCTATGCTTTACATTATCGGTGCGTGGGGCGGACCGTTGCGTATATATGCATCCATCAAGTTTTTCCTTTACACATTTACCGGATCATTGATTATGTTGGTCGGTATGCTTTTTATGGCATATTTTTACAATCAAGCAACCGGAATGTGGAGCTTCTCGATCCTTGAATGGTATCGCCTGATTTTGCCGGAGAATTTCCAGCTTTGGTTATTTGCGGCATTTTTTATCGGCTTTGCGATCAAAGTACCGATGTTTCCGTTCCACACTTGGCTGCCGTATGCACACGGACAGGCTCCAACTATTGGTTCGGTTATTTTGGCAGCGATTTTGCTTAAAATGGGAACGTATGCATTTGTCCGTTTTTCTTTGCCGATGTTCCCGGATGCATCCGTCTATTTCATGTTTCCGATTGCGATCATCGCCATTATTATGATCATCTATACGGCGATGGTAGCCTATGCCCAAGAGGATATTAAACAAGTTGTTGCTTACAGCTCGATTTCTCATATGGGGGTTATTATCCTCGGTACGTTTGCGTTGAATGTAGAAGGGGTGAGCGGATCGGTATTCTTGATGCTGGCTCACGGGGTTGTATCAGGAGCACTGTTCCTTTTGGTCGGGGTTATTTATGACCGACGTCATACGAAACTGATGTCAGAATTCGGCGGATTGGCTTCAGTCATGCCACGCTATGCAACCATCTTCGGTATTATGATGATGGCTTCCGTGGGCTTGCCTCTTACGATCAATTTCGTCGGAGAGTTTTTGAGTTTGCTTGGGTTCTACAAACAATCTCATATGATTACATTAACTGCAGGTACCGCAATTATCGTCGGAGCGATTTATATGCTTTCTGCATATAAAAAAGCTTTCTTTGGCCCTGTTACCAATGATGAAAACCGAAATTTAAAAGATGTAAACAGAACTGAGCTTCTTGGACTTGTCCCTTTGGTTATCGTAGCAATCTGGCTGGGTGTATATCCAAAACCGGTTTTAGGACCGATCAATAACAGCGTTGAGTCGATTATACAGCTCATGCATGACAAAGCTCAAAGTCCTGAGGCAAAAGAGCGTATCCCTAACCTTTCAGATTCGAGTAAGATCATTTCATTGCAGGAGGCGCACTAA
- the nuoN gene encoding NADH-quinone oxidoreductase subunit NuoN has protein sequence MLEPIHVSLASLNLATLAPMLIAIVGALVILVIDMAKGGLHKSLYVMLSLLFLLLDLGSLVDFAGLFLKNGTILGFFDVMLMDGLAILAQIIIVVGSMLFIPLALTSKRFHEYNYPEYFALFLFMIAGFQFMVATDNLILIFIGLETASLALYTLIALHNRTKSFEAAVKYFTMGALAAGFFAFGSMIFYAISGSVEINQIATVLAEDHYSNIGYLLIAVTFMIGAIGFKISMVPFHTWTPDVYEGSSAALAGYMSIVPKIAGFVVAMRLFEFLVHSGVAWLQVILYIGVVVTMTAANIWALVQSDVKRMLAYSSISHAGFVMAAILIGTTQANTGLFLYWALFSFTNLGAFTMLWVNRQKNLLPGQSSDHPYEKFSGMVKTMPMGAVMMGLFMLSLAGIPPFGLFWGKLYMIGSAVSAGYTGLALIMALNSAIAGYYYLKLIVFMFMKEPQIGYEKMYFMNASLSLKTIIGIAVVGTIFAVFAVNPLLKVITLFVYNSGY, from the coding sequence ATGTTAGAGCCGATTCATGTTTCGCTTGCGTCGCTTAATTTAGCGACGTTAGCTCCGATGCTCATTGCGATTGTCGGTGCGCTGGTTATTTTAGTGATCGATATGGCTAAAGGAGGACTGCATAAATCGTTGTATGTCATGCTCAGCCTTTTATTTTTACTATTAGATTTAGGTTCATTGGTTGATTTTGCTGGGTTGTTTCTTAAAAACGGAACCATATTAGGTTTCTTTGATGTTATGCTTATGGATGGTCTTGCAATCTTGGCACAGATCATTATCGTAGTGGGTTCAATGCTCTTTATCCCATTGGCGTTGACCTCAAAACGGTTCCATGAATACAACTATCCGGAATATTTTGCCCTCTTTTTATTCATGATTGCGGGCTTCCAGTTTATGGTTGCAACCGACAATTTAATCTTGATTTTTATCGGATTGGAAACGGCGTCATTAGCCCTTTATACCCTTATTGCATTGCATAACCGTACAAAATCATTTGAAGCGGCAGTGAAATATTTTACGATGGGTGCATTGGCCGCAGGCTTTTTCGCTTTCGGTTCGATGATTTTCTATGCGATCAGCGGTTCTGTTGAAATCAATCAGATTGCAACGGTATTGGCAGAAGATCACTACAGTAATATAGGCTATCTTTTGATCGCTGTTACCTTTATGATCGGAGCGATCGGATTTAAAATATCGATGGTACCGTTCCATACGTGGACACCTGATGTTTATGAGGGTTCATCTGCAGCACTTGCGGGTTATATGTCAATCGTCCCTAAAATCGCAGGTTTTGTAGTTGCAATGCGCTTGTTTGAATTTTTGGTTCACAGCGGAGTTGCATGGCTTCAAGTCATTCTCTATATTGGAGTCGTTGTTACAATGACGGCAGCAAATATATGGGCGTTGGTTCAAAGTGATGTCAAACGTATGCTGGCGTACAGTTCGATCAGTCATGCAGGTTTTGTTATGGCGGCAATTTTGATCGGCACGACCCAAGCCAATACCGGATTGTTTTTGTATTGGGCACTCTTTAGCTTTACCAACCTCGGAGCCTTTACCATGCTTTGGGTGAATCGACAGAAAAATCTTCTTCCGGGGCAAAGTTCGGATCATCCGTATGAGAAATTCTCAGGTATGGTAAAAACCATGCCGATGGGTGCGGTGATGATGGGTCTGTTTATGCTTTCACTCGCCGGAATTCCTCCGTTTGGTTTATTCTGGGGTAAATTGTATATGATCGGCTCTGCCGTCTCTGCAGGGTACACAGGACTGGCTCTCATTATGGCATTGAACTCGGCGATAGCAGGGTATTATTATTTGAAACTTATCGTATTTATGTTTATGAAAGAACCGCAGATCGGATATGAGAAGATGTATTTTATGAATGCCTCTCTTTCTCTAAAAACCATTATCGGTATTGCTGTAGTCGGAACAATATTCGCCGTATTTGCGGTCAATCCTTTGTTGAAAGTTATTACTCTATTCGTGTATAATAGCGGCTATTAA
- the nuoL gene encoding NADH-quinone oxidoreductase subunit L, with protein sequence MELYLYIALFAPLVGSLFSALFGMSPKTNVTGYIASGLLFTSFLSSLVLLNYVMGGHTVHVELMTWMATGDLYIPFGFVVDQVSVVMMMVVTIVSTVVHVYSVGYMDHDKGFNRFFSWLSAFVFSMMVLVMSDNFAGLFIGWEGVGLCSWGLIGFWYHKESATWAANEAFIMNRIADLGMLIGIFMVYWNVGSLQYDVVFAEIGNLPVVITTWIGIFLFIGAMGKSAQFPLHTWLADAMEGPTPVSALIHAATMVTAGVYLVVRANPIYDLIPNVGIFIASLGAFVALFAASMALVNRDMKRIIAYSTLSQLGYMFVAAGLGAYWVALFHLMAHAFFKALLFLGAGNVMHAMHDELDPFKMGGLRKVMKGTFIMMTLASVALAGIYPFAGFFSKDLILEVGFVEHHYVIYTVLLLTAGLTAFYSFRLVALIFHGEERYKLFGIHPHEAYKFMLVAMSPLLVLAIIAGSFKMTYYQLVTNLLPTTVYHVHNEVTFWIMTIGTQLFVISAILFAYKKYSNWSSVPDGTSKMENSFGYKLLWNQYYIPKFYEEVFSKPYLELSKIAWKQIDLKIVDATVDMIANAIYKTGENTRDIQNGNLSTMLRWMVFGLVVLLALAVAFTIGYNAVSA encoded by the coding sequence ATGGAACTTTATTTATATATTGCACTCTTCGCGCCGTTGGTAGGGTCATTATTTTCAGCGCTGTTCGGTATGTCACCTAAAACGAATGTGACAGGTTATATCGCTTCCGGATTGCTGTTCACCTCTTTTTTGAGCAGTCTTGTATTGCTCAATTATGTCATGGGCGGGCATACGGTACACGTTGAACTAATGACATGGATGGCGACGGGTGACCTTTACATTCCGTTTGGTTTCGTTGTTGATCAAGTGAGTGTAGTGATGATGATGGTTGTAACGATCGTTTCAACCGTTGTTCACGTGTACTCAGTAGGTTACATGGATCACGACAAAGGATTCAACCGTTTCTTCTCATGGCTTTCTGCATTCGTTTTCTCGATGATGGTTTTGGTTATGAGCGACAACTTTGCCGGACTTTTCATTGGTTGGGAAGGGGTCGGTCTTTGTTCGTGGGGACTCATCGGATTCTGGTATCACAAAGAATCGGCGACTTGGGCAGCTAACGAAGCGTTCATTATGAACCGTATAGCCGACCTTGGGATGTTGATCGGTATTTTCATGGTGTACTGGAATGTCGGTTCTCTCCAATACGATGTTGTGTTTGCAGAAATCGGAAATCTTCCGGTAGTTATTACAACATGGATCGGAATTTTCCTCTTTATCGGTGCAATGGGTAAATCGGCACAGTTTCCGCTACATACATGGCTTGCCGATGCGATGGAAGGTCCTACTCCGGTTTCGGCACTGATTCACGCTGCGACCATGGTTACCGCCGGTGTATATTTGGTCGTTCGTGCCAATCCGATTTATGATTTGATTCCGAATGTCGGAATCTTCATCGCAAGTCTCGGAGCGTTTGTTGCTCTTTTTGCGGCATCTATGGCACTCGTTAACCGTGATATGAAACGGATTATTGCGTATTCAACCCTTTCACAACTCGGATACATGTTCGTAGCTGCAGGTTTGGGTGCCTATTGGGTAGCATTGTTCCATCTAATGGCACACGCATTCTTCAAAGCATTGTTGTTCCTCGGAGCCGGTAACGTTATGCACGCTATGCACGATGAACTCGATCCGTTTAAAATGGGGGGCTTGCGCAAAGTGATGAAAGGGACATTTATTATGATGACCCTCGCTTCCGTTGCACTTGCAGGTATCTACCCGTTTGCCGGGTTCTTCTCTAAAGATTTAATCTTGGAAGTCGGATTTGTAGAACACCATTATGTTATTTATACCGTATTGTTGTTGACCGCAGGATTGACTGCGTTTTATTCGTTCCGTCTTGTCGCATTGATCTTCCACGGTGAAGAGCGCTACAAACTTTTCGGTATTCACCCGCATGAAGCCTATAAATTTATGTTGGTTGCTATGAGTCCGTTGCTGGTATTGGCAATCATTGCCGGTTCATTTAAAATGACCTACTATCAATTGGTAACGAATCTGCTTCCGACAACGGTGTATCATGTACATAATGAAGTGACTTTCTGGATTATGACGATCGGAACTCAATTGTTTGTTATTTCAGCCATTTTGTTTGCGTACAAAAAATACAGCAACTGGAGCAGTGTTCCGGATGGTACTTCTAAAATGGAAAACAGTTTCGGATACAAATTACTCTGGAATCAATATTACATTCCGAAATTTTACGAGGAAGTTTTTTCCAAACCGTATTTGGAACTTTCCAAGATCGCGTGGAAACAGATTGATCTTAAAATTGTTGATGCGACCGTAGATATGATTGCAAATGCAATCTATAAAACGGGTGAAAATACACGTGATATTCAAAACGGAAATCTCTCTACGATGCTTCGTTGGATGGTTTTCGGTTTGGTTGTTTTATTAGCACTTGCCGTTGCGTTTACCATCGGGTACAACGCGGTCAGCGCTTAA
- the nuoK gene encoding NADH-quinone oxidoreductase subunit NuoK — MEITLTHYLVLSSILFTIGLIGIMRRKNLLMLFFATEILLNATNIGFAAISHYLGDLSGQMFAFFIIAIAASEVAIGLGLLIVWYKRTGKIDLDQMNSMRG; from the coding sequence ATGGAAATTACACTCACCCATTATCTTGTATTGTCAAGCATTTTGTTTACAATCGGATTGATCGGTATTATGCGACGTAAAAATCTTTTAATGCTCTTTTTTGCAACAGAAATTTTACTCAATGCTACCAATATCGGATTTGCAGCAATTTCGCATTATTTGGGAGATTTAAGCGGTCAAATGTTTGCATTCTTTATTATTGCTATTGCGGCTTCTGAGGTCGCAATCGGGTTAGGATTGCTTATCGTTTGGTATAAACGTACCGGTAAAATCGACCTAGATCAAATGAATTCAATGCGAGGATAG
- the nuoI gene encoding NADH-quinone oxidoreductase subunit NuoI yields MHHEEVFTDRNVSEHSAYYYVDIENYPVTGWDKFKQVVKRAVKGELFVGLWVVMREMIKFDIHTVQYPKEKLPIGPRYRAVHKLLRLWESGYERCIGCGLCEKICISDCIRMDTRIDENSRKEVTEYSINLGRCIFCGYCAEVCPELAIVHGGRYENASEQRAHFVIKDDMLTPLDLLKAGDQSEYPGFGAIIPGSDASVKKTPLAY; encoded by the coding sequence ATGCATCATGAAGAAGTATTTACAGACCGAAATGTAAGTGAACACAGCGCTTATTATTACGTCGATATCGAAAACTATCCGGTTACCGGATGGGATAAATTTAAGCAGGTTGTCAAACGTGCCGTAAAAGGCGAATTGTTTGTCGGCTTATGGGTTGTTATGCGCGAGATGATCAAATTTGATATCCACACTGTCCAATACCCGAAAGAAAAACTTCCGATCGGGCCGCGTTACCGTGCAGTCCATAAACTGCTCCGTTTGTGGGAGTCGGGATATGAGCGCTGTATCGGATGCGGATTGTGTGAAAAAATCTGTATCTCCGACTGTATCCGTATGGATACTCGCATCGACGAGAACAGCCGTAAAGAAGTAACGGAATACAGCATCAACCTCGGACGCTGTATCTTCTGCGGATATTGTGCGGAAGTATGTCCGGAATTGGCAATTGTTCATGGCGGACGTTATGAAAATGCCTCTGAACAACGTGCCCATTTCGTCATCAAAGACGATATGCTCACCCCGCTTGATCTACTAAAAGCAGGCGATCAATCTGAGTACCCGGGCTTCGGTGCCATCATCCCAGGAAGCGACGCGTCGGTCAAAAAGACCCCGCTTGCCTATTAA
- a CDS encoding NADH-quinone oxidoreductase subunit J yields the protein MFEAIAFYLFAVLTIVMFTITVMTSQALYAITAMAAGMIFISAFFFILGADFLGAIQIIVYTGAVMALYAFGMMFFDTTRNVVEKKVNPQIVFVLGVLAAAMVVAIFVAPIISDNIQALYPIDSAVGNSQAVGMVLFTKYLVPFELAAVMLLVAMIGGIIMAGKKMDKSLTLMAEEEIGMMDDSYRAEEGGH from the coding sequence ATGTTTGAAGCAATCGCTTTTTATCTGTTTGCGGTCCTCACTATCGTGATGTTTACTATCACGGTTATGACCAGCCAAGCACTGTACGCCATTACCGCAATGGCAGCGGGGATGATTTTCATCTCTGCATTTTTCTTTATTCTGGGTGCCGACTTTTTGGGAGCTATCCAGATTATCGTTTATACCGGAGCGGTCATGGCACTTTATGCGTTTGGTATGATGTTTTTCGACACGACTCGTAATGTCGTTGAAAAGAAAGTCAACCCGCAAATCGTTTTTGTTCTAGGTGTATTGGCAGCTGCAATGGTTGTGGCTATTTTTGTTGCACCGATCATCTCTGATAACATTCAAGCGCTTTATCCGATTGATTCAGCTGTCGGTAACTCACAAGCGGTGGGCATGGTTCTCTTTACCAAATATCTTGTCCCTTTCGAGCTGGCTGCAGTTATGCTTCTCGTTGCGATGATCGGCGGGATCATTATGGCAGGTAAGAAAATGGATAAATCGTTGACATTGATGGCGGAAGAAGAGATCGGCATGATGGACGACAGCTATCGAGCAGAAGAAGGGGGACACTGA
- the nuoH gene encoding NADH-quinone oxidoreductase subunit NuoH, translating into MDVAFIIETIAKIVVILLIFSALAGLGTYFERKVLAFMQRRLGPMHVGPFGLLQVAADGIKLFTKEDIIPQNVVKPIFKIAPVITAATAFMASAAIPFWPQFTVMGYTVHPIVADINVGILYVLGVMAIGLYGPLLGGMASANKWSLISAARSAAIFISYEVITGLSLLAPLMMVGSLSLVDINNYQVGGITHWIVWSQPVAFVLFWIAAFAETGRTPFHLVANDHEIIDGFGTEYSGMRWGLFFIGEYANMFFISFVIAIVFLGGFGDGTFAGAFQLILKVAFFFFFFLWTRAAWPDVRPDQLMWLCWKVLMPIAVLNVVVTGIVMMF; encoded by the coding sequence ATGGATGTAGCATTTATCATTGAAACGATTGCTAAAATCGTTGTTATCTTGTTAATCTTTTCAGCGCTCGCGGGTCTTGGGACCTATTTTGAGCGTAAAGTGCTGGCGTTTATGCAACGTCGTTTGGGGCCGATGCATGTCGGGCCGTTCGGTTTGCTTCAAGTCGCAGCGGACGGGATTAAACTCTTTACAAAAGAGGATATTATCCCGCAAAACGTCGTAAAACCGATTTTTAAAATCGCTCCGGTCATTACGGCTGCGACGGCGTTTATGGCTTCTGCAGCTATTCCGTTCTGGCCACAATTTACCGTAATGGGCTATACCGTTCATCCGATCGTCGCGGACATCAATGTCGGTATCCTTTATGTGCTCGGGGTTATGGCGATCGGACTGTACGGACCGCTCCTTGGAGGGATGGCATCGGCAAACAAATGGTCATTGATCTCTGCGGCACGTAGTGCGGCTATCTTCATTTCATATGAAGTTATCACGGGTCTTTCATTGTTGGCACCGCTCATGATGGTAGGTTCATTGTCATTGGTTGATATCAACAATTACCAAGTAGGCGGAATCACCCACTGGATCGTTTGGTCACAGCCGGTTGCATTTGTCCTTTTCTGGATTGCGGCATTTGCGGAAACAGGGCGTACCCCTTTCCACCTTGTAGCAAACGACCATGAAATTATTGACGGTTTCGGAACCGAGTATTCAGGTATGCGATGGGGTCTCTTCTTTATCGGAGAGTACGCAAATATGTTCTTTATCTCGTTCGTGATCGCTATTGTATTCTTGGGCGGTTTTGGTGACGGCACTTTTGCAGGAGCATTCCAATTGATCCTCAAAGTAGCGTTTTTCTTTTTCTTTTTCCTTTGGACACGTGCCGCATGGCCGGATGTCCGACCTGACCAGTTGATGTGGTTGTGTTGGAAAGTTTTAATGCCGATTGCGGTGCTCAACGTGGTTGTCACCGGCATCGTGATGATGTTCTAA
- a CDS encoding NADH-quinone oxidoreductase subunit G — MNEITITIDGRTVQTQEGEYILNAARANGIFIPAICYLTRCSPTLACRICLVEADGKQVYACNAKAKQGMEITTTTPNIESERRAIMEVYDVNHPLECGVCDQSGECELQNYTLEMGVDEQTYAIKDTHKPAQDWGLIHYDPALCIMCERCITVCKDMIGDAALSTVARGSDPIEAAFKESMPKDAYAMWNKLNKSLISPNAGDTLDCTNCGECTSVCPVGALVSSDYQYTSNAWEHKQIPATCAHCSAGCQLSYDIKHTSVENPEHKIYRVKNEWNYVSLCGAGRYGYDFENKNVTKDPAAFEAAIAAFKQADTIAFTSTITNEEALILQRLKEKFGYRLINEEARAFKSFLNAYSALSGTSLYGGDLGEVHASDFVVSIGSALKTDNPNARFAMNNALSMNKGAGLYFHPINDPVIAGMSKSVTQFNHAPMMEEAALYLILDLFGDKAAMPSSVSEYLAGFHSTKTVTVEETVDEKVTETVVKKVLNEETGVEEEVSEEVTKTVKKKVSKEVEVDENALFALLNAPAGFSDTLTKYMAKKERFSLMVGPDLYTHPNAANCARLVALIEKYTQFSVTMIPNLSNTLGVAMICDLDSERGSYTIGYNTAGNFTLSALGGGDLDMPALNQQEGTLTNIDKRVNPTNAALAFGGYVLNDIANALGLSSKYTVDYTAQLPVDAGFKATCFDALPNHYTNSGEEVRGYRLDIKTVTVSTDESVTAFDANKAINERVVYLANPVLQFSPFTAASHQLQENGGLYVSKTFMESNGWNEGDRVNVKTARGELSLNVIADGKIEGDITYLPTFDTGINSEALFDGYRFACVSIQKV; from the coding sequence ATGAATGAAATCACGATTACCATAGACGGCCGCACTGTCCAGACGCAAGAGGGTGAATATATTCTTAATGCGGCGCGTGCTAATGGGATTTTTATTCCGGCGATTTGTTATTTAACACGATGTTCACCGACATTGGCGTGTCGTATTTGTTTGGTTGAAGCGGACGGTAAACAGGTTTATGCGTGTAATGCCAAAGCGAAGCAAGGGATGGAAATTACGACAACCACTCCGAATATCGAATCTGAACGCCGCGCAATAATGGAAGTTTATGATGTCAATCATCCGCTTGAGTGCGGTGTATGCGATCAATCAGGTGAATGTGAGTTGCAGAACTATACCCTTGAGATGGGTGTAGATGAACAAACCTATGCGATCAAAGATACCCATAAGCCGGCCCAAGATTGGGGATTGATCCATTATGACCCTGCATTGTGTATTATGTGTGAGCGTTGTATTACCGTTTGTAAAGATATGATCGGTGATGCGGCACTCTCTACCGTTGCACGGGGCTCAGATCCAATCGAAGCGGCATTCAAAGAATCAATGCCGAAAGATGCGTATGCGATGTGGAATAAGCTCAATAAATCGCTTATTTCTCCGAATGCAGGTGACACATTGGATTGTACAAATTGCGGAGAGTGTACATCGGTATGTCCGGTCGGTGCACTGGTAAGCAGTGATTACCAATACACATCCAATGCATGGGAACATAAACAAATCCCGGCAACGTGTGCGCATTGTTCGGCAGGATGCCAGCTTAGCTACGATATCAAGCACACCTCTGTCGAAAATCCTGAACACAAAATCTACCGTGTTAAAAACGAGTGGAATTATGTATCACTTTGCGGTGCAGGACGTTACGGATACGATTTTGAAAATAAAAATGTGACAAAAGATCCTGCGGCTTTTGAAGCGGCGATTGCAGCATTCAAACAAGCGGATACGATTGCATTTACATCAACTATTACGAACGAAGAGGCATTGATCCTTCAACGTCTTAAAGAAAAATTCGGATACCGTCTGATTAATGAAGAAGCGCGTGCGTTTAAGTCGTTCCTTAATGCGTACAGTGCCCTAAGCGGTACGTCTCTTTACGGTGGCGATTTGGGTGAAGTCCATGCATCCGATTTTGTCGTCTCAATCGGGAGCGCTCTTAAAACCGACAATCCGAATGCCCGTTTTGCGATGAACAATGCACTGTCGATGAATAAAGGTGCAGGTCTTTATTTCCATCCGATCAATGATCCGGTCATTGCCGGTATGTCAAAAAGTGTAACGCAGTTCAATCATGCACCGATGATGGAAGAAGCAGCACTTTATTTGATCCTTGATCTTTTCGGTGACAAAGCGGCAATGCCTTCTTCCGTGAGCGAATATTTGGCAGGTTTTCATTCGACTAAGACCGTAACGGTTGAAGAGACGGTTGATGAAAAAGTGACCGAAACCGTTGTCAAAAAAGTTCTCAACGAAGAGACCGGTGTGGAAGAAGAGGTAAGCGAAGAGGTTACCAAAACCGTGAAGAAAAAAGTTTCAAAAGAGGTGGAAGTAGATGAAAACGCTCTTTTCGCCCTTTTGAATGCTCCGGCAGGATTTAGCGATACTTTGACTAAATATATGGCGAAAAAAGAGCGTTTTTCATTGATGGTCGGACCGGATTTATACACACACCCTAATGCGGCAAATTGTGCCCGTTTGGTCGCTTTGATCGAAAAATATACGCAGTTCAGCGTTACGATGATCCCAAATCTCTCCAATACCCTCGGTGTTGCCATGATTTGTGATCTCGATTCTGAGCGCGGAAGTTATACGATCGGATATAACACGGCAGGAAACTTCACACTCAGTGCTCTCGGCGGCGGTGATTTGGATATGCCAGCGCTGAATCAGCAAGAGGGGACGTTGACCAATATCGATAAACGGGTAAATCCGACGAATGCGGCACTTGCGTTTGGCGGATATGTCCTCAACGATATTGCAAATGCGTTAGGTCTAAGCTCTAAATATACGGTTGACTATACTGCTCAGCTTCCGGTTGATGCAGGATTTAAAGCAACCTGTTTTGACGCACTTCCGAACCACTACACCAACTCAGGTGAAGAGGTTCGGGGTTACCGTTTGGATATCAAAACGGTCACTGTCAGCACAGATGAAAGCGTAACGGCATTTGATGCAAATAAAGCAATCAACGAACGTGTTGTGTATTTGGCGAATCCGGTTCTGCAATTTTCACCGTTTACGGCAGCTTCGCATCAACTACAAGAAAATGGAGGTCTTTATGTCTCTAAAACGTTCATGGAATCGAACGGTTGGAATGAAGGGGATCGCGTGAATGTGAAAACGGCACGCGGCGAGCTAAGTCTCAACGTTATAGCCGACGGTAAAATCGAAGGGGATATTACCTATCTCCCGACATTTGATACCGGTATCAATTCTGAAGCACTGTTTGACGGTTACCGTTTTGCGTGCGTATCAATTCAAAAGGTGTAA